In the genome of Ferrovibrio terrae, the window CCTTGCCAAGACCTACGGCGGCACCGACAAGCCGGTGCATGCCGTGGCCGGGATCGACTTCCATGTGCCGGCCGGCAGCGTCACCGCACTGCTGGGCGGCAACGGCGCCGGCAAGACCACCACCATCGCCATGCTGCTCGGCCTGCTCAAACCCACGGCGGGCAGCATCCGCATCCTCGATACCGACATGCTGCGCGACCGGCACCATGTGCTGCCACGGCTAAATTTCTCCTCGCCTTACGTCGATCTGCCACATCGCCTGACCGTGCGGCAGAACCTGATGGTCTTCGCCGGGCTCTACGCCGTGTCGCAGGCGCCCAAGCGCATCGAGCAGCTGGCCGAGGAACTAAATTTCGCCACGCTGCTCGATCGCCCCGCCGGCGCGCTGTCGGCCGGCCAGAAAACCCGCGTGGCACTGGCCAAGGCGCTGATCAACCAGCCGGATGTGCTGCTGCTGGACGAGCCGACCGCCTCGCTGGATCCTGACACCGCCGACTGGGTGCGCAGCCTGCTGGAGAAGTATCGCAAGGAACGCGGCATCACCATCCTGCTCGCCTCGCATAACATGGGCGAGGTCGAACGGCTCTGCGACCAGGTGCTGATGATGAAGCAGGGTCGCATCGTGGATCGCGGTACCGCGCCGGATCTGGTGGCGAAATACGGCCGGCAGACTCTGGAACAGGTCTTCCTCGATATCGCGCGCGGCCAGGGCAGGGCCGCCGAACTGAACGAGGTGCCGGCATGATGCAGGACATCAGCTGCAGCCTGCAGCGCATCTTCGCCATGCTGCGCCGGCACTGGTATCTGCTGTCGGGGTCGTGGACGCGCATCGTGGAGCTGATCTACTGGCCCGCCGTGCAGATGATCATGTGGGGTTTTCTCACCCAGTTCCTCGCCAGCAAGACCTCGTATGTGGCGCAGGCCTTCGGCGTCTTCCTCGCCGGCATGATGCTGTGGGATTCGATGTTCCGCGTGCAGCTCGGCGTGGCGATCTCCTTCCTCGAGGAAATGTGGTCGCGCAATCTGGGTAACCTGTTCGTCAGCCCGCTGCGGCCTGGTGAATTCGCCACCTCGGTGCTGCTGATGGGCCTGCTGCGCACGCTGGTCGGCATGGTCCCGGTCAGCTTCATGGCCTGGTGGTTCTTCGATTTCTCGGTCTACGCCATGGGGCTGGCGCTGGCCGGCTTTTTCTTCAGTCTGATCATGTTCGGCTGGGCCATCGGCATTTCCGTCTGCGGGCTGATCATGCGTCATGGCCTGGGCGCCGAAAGCGCCGCCTGGGGCGCGATGTTCCTGATCCTGCCGGTCGCCGCCGTCTATTATCCGGTCACGGTGCTGCCGGGCTGGCTGCAGGTGGTCGCCTGGTCACTGCCGCCGGCCTATGTCTTCGAGGGCATGCGTGCGCTGCTGGTGGACGGCATCCTGCGCACCGACCTGCTGATCGGCGCCTTTGCCCTGAATGTGCTCTATCTCGCGCTCGGCTTCTGGGCCTTCCTCGCCTTCTTCGAGTCCGCGCGCCGCCGCGGCCAGCTACTGGGCCAGGGTGAGTAAGGTCACGCCTTCCGTCATCAGCCGCCCCAGCAGGCGCATCGGCAGCAGCGTAAACAGTCCGGGGATCACAAGGGCGCCGAAGAACAGGCCGATCATGGCCATGCGATGCCGCTTCACCTTGCCGCGCCGGATTGCCAGCACTGCGAGCGGCACCAGAACCAGCACCAGCAGGCTGAGCGCATGGATCGGGCTGTAGCTGCCGGTGATGCCGGTGATCCAGAAAGAGCTGGTCGCGGCCGTCAGCATCAGCACCACCCAGATCCAGCCGAGCGCCCGGTGCGAGACGGTGCCCTTGCGGCGAATCAGCATGAACGCCCCCAGCGCCAAGGCCAGAATTGTGGCGGCAAGATGGATATGGACCGCAGGACCGGCATTGAGGAGGGGTATATAATTCATGGGCCGAGCCTGCCCCGCCCCCTGCAAACCGGCCAGCGACTTGCTATATTGGTGTGATCGTGATCACCGGTTTTCCGGCACTTTCACGCGACTTGGCCGTTACAACCCGACTGCCACCAGATTCAAGGACCTCCCGTGAGCGCGACGATTGCCCTGGTCGATGACGACCGCAATATCCTGACTTCGGTTTCGATTGCCCTCGAAGCCGAGGGCTATAAGGTACGCACCTATAACGATGGTGCCGAGGCCCTGCGTCACCTGACGCAGCAGATGCCCGATCTCGTCATCCTCGACATCAAGATGCCCCGGCTGGATGGCATGGAGACGCTGAGCCGTCTGCGCCGCGTCAGCCAGGTGCCGGTGATCTTCCTCACCTCCAAGGACGATGAGATCGACGAGGCGCTCGGCCTCAAGATGGGCGCCGACGACTACATCACCAAGCCGTTCAGCCAGCGCCTGCTGATTGAGCGCATCAAGGCGGTGTTGCGCCGCGCCGAAGCCAACCGCCCTGGTGCGGAGGAAACATCCTCCGACAAGCTGGTGGTGCGCGGCTCGCTGACGCTGGATCCGGCGCGGCATCGCTGCACCTGGAATGGCGAGGAAGTGGTACTCACTGTCACCGAATTCCTGCTGCTCGATGCCCTGGCGCAGCGGCCGGGCCATGTGAAAAACCGTGACCAGCTGATGGATGCAGCCTACGACGACAACGTCTATGTCGACGACCGCACCATCGACAGCCACATCAAGCGACTGCGCAAGAAGTTCAAGATGGTGGACGATAACTTCGACTCCATCGAAACCCTGTATGGCGTCGGCTATCGCTTCAAGGAACAGGCGGCCTGATCGTAGCGGCCAGAAACGATATAGCTGGCGACGGCGGGAAGGATGTCCGGTATGGAGGGCAGACGGTGAGCGATCCGTCTCCGCGCCGGCGACTGATGTCGCCGCTGACGCGCCGCATCCTGCTGATCAACCTGGCAGCGCCGATCGCACTGGTGCTGGCCTTCTTCTATCTCGACCAGTTCCGCCTCAGCCTGATCGACACGCGCCTGACTGCCCTGCGCTACGAAGCTGGACTGATTTCCGGCGCACTGGGTGAGGTCGCCATCAGCCCGTCGGAATTCAGTCCCACGCTGGAACCCGAACTGGCGCGCCAACTGCTGCGCCGCCTGTCGGCCCAGTCGAGTGCCCGTGCCCGGCTGTTCGATGCCGATGGCGAGATGATCGCCGACAGCCGTTTACTGCTGGCGGCCGGGCGCGGTGTGGTGACGCGCCAGCTGCCACCGCCGAATATAGACACACCCTGGGAGCAGGCCCTGATCGGTCTCTACGACAAGATCAACGCCCTGTTCATGACCACACTTAATCTGCCAAAATACGTCGAGCTGCCCTTCACACATGCCAACGACTATCCGGAAGCGCGCCGCGCACTGAACGGCGACGACAGCGACCAGCTGCGTGATCTGGCGGATGGCCGCATCATGCTGTCGGCGGCCGTGCCGGTGCAGGGCCTGCGTAAAGTCGTCGGCGCGCTGCTGCTGAACGTCGACAGCGCCGAACTGGATGCGCGCGTGCGCGAGGAACGGCTGGGCGTGCTGAAGGTGTTTGCCGCCGTGCTCGGTTTCACCGTGCTGGCCTCGCTCTATCTGGCAGGCGTGATCGTACGGCCGATCCATCGCCTGGCCGAGGCGGCCGAACGCATCCGCGCCGCCAAGGGCCGCATCGCGCATCTGTCGCTGCCGGATTACTCGCACCGCGAAGATGAGATCGGCGACCTGTCCAGCGTGCTGCGCGCCATGACCGCCGCGCTATCGCAGCGGCTGGATGCCATCGAACGTTTCGCC includes:
- a CDS encoding ABC transporter permease — encoded protein: MMQDISCSLQRIFAMLRRHWYLLSGSWTRIVELIYWPAVQMIMWGFLTQFLASKTSYVAQAFGVFLAGMMLWDSMFRVQLGVAISFLEEMWSRNLGNLFVSPLRPGEFATSVLLMGLLRTLVGMVPVSFMAWWFFDFSVYAMGLALAGFFFSLIMFGWAIGISVCGLIMRHGLGAESAAWGAMFLILPVAAVYYPVTVLPGWLQVVAWSLPPAYVFEGMRALLVDGILRTDLLIGAFALNVLYLALGFWAFLAFFESARRRGQLLGQGE
- a CDS encoding DUF2306 domain-containing protein, with product MNYIPLLNAGPAVHIHLAATILALALGAFMLIRRKGTVSHRALGWIWVVLMLTAATSSFWITGITGSYSPIHALSLLVLVLVPLAVLAIRRGKVKRHRMAMIGLFFGALVIPGLFTLLPMRLLGRLMTEGVTLLTLAQ
- a CDS encoding sensor histidine kinase; the encoded protein is MSDPSPRRRLMSPLTRRILLINLAAPIALVLAFFYLDQFRLSLIDTRLTALRYEAGLISGALGEVAISPSEFSPTLEPELARQLLRRLSAQSSARARLFDADGEMIADSRLLLAAGRGVVTRQLPPPNIDTPWEQALIGLYDKINALFMTTLNLPKYVELPFTHANDYPEARRALNGDDSDQLRDLADGRIMLSAAVPVQGLRKVVGALLLNVDSAELDARVREERLGVLKVFAAVLGFTVLASLYLAGVIVRPIHRLAEAAERIRAAKGRIAHLSLPDYSHREDEIGDLSSVLRAMTAALSQRLDAIERFAADVSHEIKNPLTSLRSAMETFLRTEKPELRERLLAVMQDDVRRMDRLITDISGASRLDAELARSEAAPLDIAVMLQSVIETYMTRLADTGPKIELKRVEPGPYLAIGFEGQLGQVARNLIDNAISFSPPNGTITVAVKREPRHVMFSVADEGPGIPTDNLESIFERFYSERPASEAFGLHSGLGLSIARQVVQSLGGEIHAENRDDGKTGARFVVRLPL
- a CDS encoding response regulator transcription factor yields the protein MSATIALVDDDRNILTSVSIALEAEGYKVRTYNDGAEALRHLTQQMPDLVILDIKMPRLDGMETLSRLRRVSQVPVIFLTSKDDEIDEALGLKMGADDYITKPFSQRLLIERIKAVLRRAEANRPGAEETSSDKLVVRGSLTLDPARHRCTWNGEEVVLTVTEFLLLDALAQRPGHVKNRDQLMDAAYDDNVYVDDRTIDSHIKRLRKKFKMVDDNFDSIETLYGVGYRFKEQAA
- a CDS encoding ABC transporter ATP-binding protein produces the protein MIETLTRTVQPAITVAGLAKTYGGTDKPVHAVAGIDFHVPAGSVTALLGGNGAGKTTTIAMLLGLLKPTAGSIRILDTDMLRDRHHVLPRLNFSSPYVDLPHRLTVRQNLMVFAGLYAVSQAPKRIEQLAEELNFATLLDRPAGALSAGQKTRVALAKALINQPDVLLLDEPTASLDPDTADWVRSLLEKYRKERGITILLASHNMGEVERLCDQVLMMKQGRIVDRGTAPDLVAKYGRQTLEQVFLDIARGQGRAAELNEVPA